The following proteins are encoded in a genomic region of Hippoglossus hippoglossus isolate fHipHip1 chromosome 3, fHipHip1.pri, whole genome shotgun sequence:
- the nhsb gene encoding Nance-Horan syndrome protein isoform X3, which translates to MPFAKRIVEPPLLCRHHIPNDEGLRFEDLCAISNVVLSRTLRQLSDLARHACSLFQELENDIIHTNQRVWVLQNKIGQIQQTASALDPKKEAVPVSNLDIESKLSVHYQAPWHQQHNVFHPCTRPPCLEELHRNAQLSLRAQNRDEQQHEQRSTSRERNRVTISISVAPPMPTFPSPHSIRRQQRSRLARAQERAERERELDYQPRKERTVRETEIQTIQRKERPGREADVQTIQRKFECFYSLHPIESCIFIPWNRKATSMGEDEGCEVLGGHRAKSSAPNASSTQDKQTSWSKENHPPSDQKISADSHSISSCIIPINVTGVGFDREASARCSLVHSQSVLQRRRKLRRRKTITGIPKRVHQDMDSDESPVARERTVIVHANPHQLSLYQEDLSISGRLHHTRDSGCQTDDFLIACSAAPSRRRIRAQRGHQGIPASLSHSTGNISSLGDQSDSTYTCSSSHGGRLRSRSLPREGGRLMDSDDDDDDDDDDDDDNYDDDDEDEELSPYEAEDFIPSGPSPRMKMMMMKDEEESTDDQAAPEPLQLGSLKRLQRSGERDRGGGGGGSPEHSWMERGRSRLPRKADMGSCEISSSSDTFSSPIHSVSTTGVLGSHVDHKEDHQSSSGNWSGSSSTCPSQTSETIPPPSSPPLTGSSHCDSELSLNTVPNAIDEGFSLDPSYHSDLRPQGQGHRSSSFTSSATDQLDDAGVSTASEGEWTYPQDQDQTDPDQDPDQIQNLSQSHGLAQEYSSKQGLENQTCFSGNNTPNNEKEPGSLYASETNSFYSSSVHFGECNQSYRGYMYNYADPGPDCSQSNTVAAALSHGVYLQSSTDLRAGTMTLGRSYRPLKKPKVKPPPPKRTSSLKESSSSVDVGTDTQADQDQPKTVSEQDLTLSSTDMKLELELELGGAPEPLQTSCLVAEPLGSWGMGLGETVDIVEPMSFSSADTHSFKDEGAVQSDYADLWLHNTELKSNNESKTQASAQVSQTRPTSPPLPPGDYKLGSPEKLAGLASPSSGYSSQSETPTSTLPSSSTAFFPGPLSPSTGKRKPKVPERKSSLSSLQHFPRDGVSISSGYKRDPDFPPPPSQLDLNILHGGYVRHTLSHRTHHMHTLHHSKHRVSNVLATGTKFLVPETSNTNPPPHSNSTPTITNSHLLVITPSALRSVQLHPIRRSTDSATTAVQETASGLETATRPKYPPSCSTLAPPPINPRPLPPRRPPPRPPCHDHISSPEHSQPPPPGRHPDGPPSYESLLLRQDRYGPGTFWAMTAFRSRIDPLSDMSEDSSPLHRPVPRAPHPSPVDLHTHIHSHTEFRGLTHSTHAHSEFRVLGERSFSQDDDDDDDEEEEEEEPVKDLPRAACSRGGMRSDHPPPPAYEFAGLCHSDSGPWASPVKVPGTIMETSHPYLISDARRRGLVERDEEDEVTSGATRSAHQHHSQENKDDSTTPDTEDYFSKDSTPSDNSLSPLTDDYKVDDELLTSPNKTRTTEDLFAMIHRSKRKVLGRKDSGDLNVKSRLCPPAAVTPCNVTTVIIPPAPPLNLPANLATAAGSQRAPVPIYRSAKKSTTSNEEFKLLLLKKGSRSDSSYRMSATEILKSPITPKMPGESLQEGAFRQYEEPTSAFQEPPISSMDPIQIPGLFPRANAESFTLKTLPMSAASRQGRSRIPPVANSSRYSTRSRLYTAPMQAISEGETENSDGSPHDDRSS; encoded by the exons CGGTGTCGAACCTGGACATAGAAAGCAAGCTGTCAGTGCACTATCAGGCTCCATGGCACCAACAACACAACGTGTTTCATCCCTGCACCCGACCGCCatgtctggaggagctgcacagAAATGCTCAACTCAGCCTCAGAGCCCAGAACCGAG ACGAACAACAGCACGAACAACGGTCCACAAGTCGGGAGAGAAACAGGGTGACCATCTCTATCTCAGTGGCGCCCCCTATGCCCACCTTCCCCTCACCACACAGCATTCGCCGGCAGCAGAGAAGTCGGCTGGCGCGAGCG caagagagagcagagagggagcgagagttAGACTATCAACCCAGGAAG GAGAGGActgtgagagaaacagagatcCAGACCATCcagagaaaa gagaGGCCAGGGAGAGAAGCAGATGTCCAGACGATCCAAAGAAAG TTTGAGTGCTTTTACTCACTTCACCCTATTGAAAGTTGCATCTTCATCCCATGGAATAGAAAG GCTACCTCGATGGGGGAAGACGAAGGTTGTGAGGTCTTGGGAGGGCACAGAGCCAAGTCCTCAGCCCCCAATGCTTCCTCAACCCAAGATAAGCAGACGAGCTGGTCCAAGGAAAACCACCCACCATCAGATCAGAAGATATCTGCCGATTCTcactccatctcctcctgcatcATCCCCATCAACGTCACAG GTGTTGGGTTTGACAGGGAAGCCAGTGCTCGTTGCTCTCTAGTACATTCCCAGTCGGttcttcagaggaggaggaagctaaGGAGGAGGAAGACCATCACAGGAATACCCAAAAGAGTGCACCAGGACATGG ACTCAGATGAATCACCCGTAGCAAGAGAGCGCACAGTGATCGTCCATGCCAACCCGCAccaactctctctctatcaGGAAGATCTCTCAATCAGTGGTCGGCTCCATCACACTCGTGACTCTGGCTGCCAGACAGATGATTTCCTTATAGCAT GTTCAGCTGCTCCCTCCAGACGGCGCATCAGAGCGCAACGTGGCCATCAGGGaatccctgcctctctctctcattcgaCAGGCAACATTTCGTCACTGGGTGACCAGTCAGATTCCACATACACCTGTTCTTCAAGCCACGGTGGACGCTTGCGCTCTCGCAGCCTTCCACGAGAGGGTGGACGTCTAAtggacagtgatgatgatgacgatgatgatgacgatgatgatgatgacaattatgatgatgatgatgaagatgaggagctGTCACCATATGAAGCTGAGGACTTTATTCCATCTGGCCCCAGTCCAAgaatgaagatgatgatgatgaaggatgAGGAAGAGAGCACAGATGACCAGGCAGCCCCTGAGCCGCTGCAACTTGGAAGCCTAAAAAGGTTACAGCGATCTGGGGAAAGAGACcgagggggtggaggaggaggaagcccGGAGCATAGCTGGATGGAGAGGGGCCGTTCTCGCTTACCCCGCAAAGCTGACATGGGCAGCTGTGAGATCTCATCAAGTTCAGATACTTTCAGCAGTCCTATTCACTCTGTGTCTACAACAGGAGTTCTAGGAAGCCATGTGGACCATAAAGAGGACCACCAGTCGTCAAGTGGGAACTGGAGTGGTTCCAGCTCCACCTGCCCCTCTCAGACATCTGAAACCATACCCCCGCCCTCTTCTCCACCACTGACAGGCTCCTCCCATTGTGACTCAGAGCTATCACTCAACACTGTGCCCAACGCCATCGATGAGGGATTTTCCCTGGATCCCTCATACCACTCTGACCTCAGACCCCAGGGCCAGGGCCACAGGTCAAGCTCATTTACATCCTCAGCCACAGACCAGCTAGATGACGCAGGGGTCAGTACAGCAAGTGAGGGGGAGTGGACATACCCTCAAGACCAAGACCAGACTGATCCAGACCAAGACCCTGATCAGATCCAAAACCTGAGTCAGAGTCATGGGTTAGCTCAGGAGTACAGCTCCAAACAAGGTTTGGAAAACCAAACCTGTTTTAGCGGCAACAATACCCCCAACAATGAAAAGGAGCCTGGCTCTCTTTACGcatcagaaacaaacagtttCTACTCCTCATCAGTGCATTTTGGGGAGTGTAATCAGAGTTACAGAGGTTACATGTATAACTATGCAGACCCAGGACCTGACTGCAGTCAATCCaacactgtggcagcagcactATCCCATGGAGTTTACCTCCAATCCTCAACTGACCTCAGAGCAGGCACTATGACCCTGGGGAGAAGCTATCGTCCACTGAAGAAACCTAAAGTCAAACCTCCACCACCCAAACGGACTTCTTCGCTGAAGGAAAGCAGTAGTAGTGTTGATGTTGGAACGGACACACAGGCAGATCAAGATCAACCAAAGACGGTTAGTGAACAAGACCTCACCTTGTCTTCCACAGATATGAAGCTGGAACTGGAGCTAGAGCTTGGAGGTGCTCCAGAACCCTTACAGACATCTTGTCTAGTAGCAGAGCCTTTAGGATCATGGGGAATGGGACTGGGTGAAACTGTCGACATTGTAGAACCGATGTCCTTCAGCTCTGCAGATACACACTCGTTTAAGGATGAAGGTGCTGTGCAATCTGACTATGCAGACCTGTGGCTTCACAACACTGAGCTGAAGTCCAACAATG aatCCAAAACCCAGGCCTCTGCCCAGGTGTCACAGACCAGGCCAACTAGTCCACCTCTCCCACCTGGAGACTACAAACTTGGGTCACCTGAGAAGCTGGCAGGCCTGGCCTCACCATCAAGTGGCtattccagccaatcagagactcCAACATCAACCTTACCCTCATCTTCAACAGCATTTTTCCCAGGACCTCTATCTCCCTCCACGGGCAAAAGGAAGCCTAAAGTGCCAGAGAGAAagtcttctctttcttctctgcagcATTTCCCCAGAGATGGAGTTTCCATTTCATCTGGCTATAAGAGAGACCCAGACTTTCCACCTCCACCTTCTCAACTTGATCTCAATATTCTTCATGGTGGCTATGTCAGACACACGCTATCCCACCGGACACACCACATGCACACGCTCcaccacagcaaacacagagtTTCAAATGTGTTAGCCACTGGAACAAAGTTTTTGGTCCCTGAGACATCAAATACCAACCCACCACCACATTCAAACTCTACTCCAACAATTACAAATTCCCATCTATTGGTGATAACGCCATCTGCTCTTCGTTCAGTGCAGCTCCATCCTATTAGGCGATCCACAGATAGTGCTACCACTGCAGTCCAGGAAACAGCAAGTGGACTGGAGACTGCTACGAGACCCAAATATCCTCCTAGTTGTTCTACCCTGGCTCCACCACCTATTAACCCTAGGCCACTCCCGCCTCGCAGACCACCACCCAGACCCCCATGTCATGACCACATCTCCTCCCCTGAACATTCACAACCACCTCCCCCTGGCCGCCACCCTGATGGGCCACCATCCTATGAAAGCCTGCTACTCAGACAGGACCGCTATGGACCTGGAACTTTCTGGGCTATGACGGCCTTCAGATCCCGGATAGACCCATTATCAGATATGTCTGAAGACAGCTCACCTTTGCATCGGCCAGTGCCACGTGCTCCCCACCCTTCGCCTGTGgatctacacacacatatccactCGCACACAGAGTTCAGAGGGCTCACACATTCAACTCACGCACACTCTGAGTTTAGGGTTTTGGGGGAACGCTCATTCTcccaggatgatgatgatgatgacgatgaagaggaggaagaggaagagccgGTGAAAGACCTACCGAGGGCTGCATGTTCCAGAGGAGGCATGCGATCGGATCACCCTCCACCCCCAGCATATGAGTTTGCTGGATTATGCCACTCAGACTCAGGGCCCTGGGCTAGTCCAGTCAAAGTGCCTGGTACCATAATGGAGACATCGCATCCTTACCTAATCAGCGATGCAAGGAGAAGAGGACTCGTAGAGAGAGACGAAGAGGATGAAGTGACATCCGGTGCTACCAGAAGTGCCCATCAGCATCATTCACAGGAGAATAAAGACGACTCCACAACTCCTGACACAGAGGATTACTTCAGTAAAG ATTCCACGCCCAGTGATAACTCGCTCTCCCCTCTGACGGATGACTACAAAGTGGACGATGAACTTCTCACCTCACCCAACAAGACCCGTACAACTGAGGATCTGTTTGCCATGATACACAG ATCCAAAAGAAAGGTCCTGGGCCGTAAAGATTCAGGAGATTTAAATGTGAAGTCTCGTCTTTGCCCTCCAGCGGCAGTGACCCCTTGCAATGTCACCACCGTCATTATCCCGCCAGCACCTCCTCTGAACCTCCCAGCCAATTTAGCCACTGCTGCTGGGTCACAACGAGCCCCAGTGCCAATCTACCGCAGCGCCAAGAAATCCACCACATCCAACGAGGAGTTTAAACTCCTGTTGCTGAAGAAAGGTAGCAGGTCTGATTCCAGCTACCGCATGTCAGCGACAGAGATTCTAAAGAGCCCCATCACTCCTAAAATGCCAGGGGAGTCCCTTCAAGAGGGAGCCTTCAGACAGTACGAGGAGCCAACCTCCGCATTCCAAGAGCCCCCCATTTCTAGCATGGACCCAATCCAGATACCAGGTCTTTTTCCCAGGGCCAACGCTGAGAGTTTCACCCTCAAAACCCTGCCTATGTCAGCTGCATCTCGACAGGGACGTTCTCGGATCCCCCCTGTAGCCAACAGCAGTCGCTACAGTACACGCAGCCGCCTCTACACCGCCCCGATGCAAGCCATTTCTGAAGGGGAGACAGAGAATTCAGATGGGAGCCCCCATGATGACAGATCATCCTAA
- the nhsb gene encoding Nance-Horan syndrome protein isoform X1: MPFAKRIVEPPLLCRHHIPNDEGLRFEDLCAISNVVLSRTLRQLSDLARHACSLFQELENDIIHTNQRVWVLQNKIGQIQQTASALDPKKEAVPVSNLDIESKLSVHYQAPWHQQHNVFHPCTRPPCLEELHRNAQLSLRAQNRDEQQHEQRSTSRERNRVTISISVAPPMPTFPSPHSIRRQQRSRLARAQERAERERELDYQPRKERTVRETEIQTIQRKERPGREADVQTIQRKFECFYSLHPIESCIFIPWNRKATSMGEDEGCEVLGGHRAKSSAPNASSTQDKQTSWSKENHPPSDQKISADSHSISSCIIPINVTGVGFDREASARCSLVHSQSVLQRRRKLRRRKTITGIPKRVHQDMDSDESPVARERTVIVHANPHQLSLYQEDLSISGRLHHTRDSGCQTDDFLIACSAAPSRRRIRAQRGHQGIPASLSHSTGNISSLGDQSDSTYTCSSSHGGRLRSRSLPREGGRLMDSDDDDDDDDDDDDDNYDDDDEDEELSPYEAEDFIPSGPSPRMKMMMMKDEEESTDDQAAPEPLQLGSLKRLQRSGERDRGGGGGGSPEHSWMERGRSRLPRKADMGSCEISSSSDTFSSPIHSVSTTGVLGSHVDHKEDHQSSSGNWSGSSSTCPSQTSETIPPPSSPPLTGSSHCDSELSLNTVPNAIDEGFSLDPSYHSDLRPQGQGHRSSSFTSSATDQLDDAGVSTASEGEWTYPQDQDQTDPDQDPDQIQNLSQSHGLAQEYSSKQGLENQTCFSGNNTPNNEKEPGSLYASETNSFYSSSVHFGECNQSYRGYMYNYADPGPDCSQSNTVAAALSHGVYLQSSTDLRAGTMTLGRSYRPLKKPKVKPPPPKRTSSLKESSSSVDVGTDTQADQDQPKTVSEQDLTLSSTDMKLELELELGGAPEPLQTSCLVAEPLGSWGMGLGETVDIVEPMSFSSADTHSFKDEGAVQSDYADLWLHNTELKSNNGEYTSMSNSSTATGTTVMDCIKSPDSSSSSTESKTQASAQVSQTRPTSPPLPPGDYKLGSPEKLAGLASPSSGYSSQSETPTSTLPSSSTAFFPGPLSPSTGKRKPKVPERKSSLSSLQHFPRDGVSISSGYKRDPDFPPPPSQLDLNILHGGYVRHTLSHRTHHMHTLHHSKHRVSNVLATGTKFLVPETSNTNPPPHSNSTPTITNSHLLVITPSALRSVQLHPIRRSTDSATTAVQETASGLETATRPKYPPSCSTLAPPPINPRPLPPRRPPPRPPCHDHISSPEHSQPPPPGRHPDGPPSYESLLLRQDRYGPGTFWAMTAFRSRIDPLSDMSEDSSPLHRPVPRAPHPSPVDLHTHIHSHTEFRGLTHSTHAHSEFRVLGERSFSQDDDDDDDEEEEEEEPVKDLPRAACSRGGMRSDHPPPPAYEFAGLCHSDSGPWASPVKVPGTIMETSHPYLISDARRRGLVERDEEDEVTSGATRSAHQHHSQENKDDSTTPDTEDYFSKDSTPSDNSLSPLTDDYKVDDELLTSPNKTRTTEDLFAMIHRSKRKVLGRKDSGDLNVKSRLCPPAAVTPCNVTTVIIPPAPPLNLPANLATAAGSQRAPVPIYRSAKKSTTSNEEFKLLLLKKGSRSDSSYRMSATEILKSPITPKMPGESLQEGAFRQYEEPTSAFQEPPISSMDPIQIPGLFPRANAESFTLKTLPMSAASRQGRSRIPPVANSSRYSTRSRLYTAPMQAISEGETENSDGSPHDDRSS, encoded by the exons CGGTGTCGAACCTGGACATAGAAAGCAAGCTGTCAGTGCACTATCAGGCTCCATGGCACCAACAACACAACGTGTTTCATCCCTGCACCCGACCGCCatgtctggaggagctgcacagAAATGCTCAACTCAGCCTCAGAGCCCAGAACCGAG ACGAACAACAGCACGAACAACGGTCCACAAGTCGGGAGAGAAACAGGGTGACCATCTCTATCTCAGTGGCGCCCCCTATGCCCACCTTCCCCTCACCACACAGCATTCGCCGGCAGCAGAGAAGTCGGCTGGCGCGAGCG caagagagagcagagagggagcgagagttAGACTATCAACCCAGGAAG GAGAGGActgtgagagaaacagagatcCAGACCATCcagagaaaa gagaGGCCAGGGAGAGAAGCAGATGTCCAGACGATCCAAAGAAAG TTTGAGTGCTTTTACTCACTTCACCCTATTGAAAGTTGCATCTTCATCCCATGGAATAGAAAG GCTACCTCGATGGGGGAAGACGAAGGTTGTGAGGTCTTGGGAGGGCACAGAGCCAAGTCCTCAGCCCCCAATGCTTCCTCAACCCAAGATAAGCAGACGAGCTGGTCCAAGGAAAACCACCCACCATCAGATCAGAAGATATCTGCCGATTCTcactccatctcctcctgcatcATCCCCATCAACGTCACAG GTGTTGGGTTTGACAGGGAAGCCAGTGCTCGTTGCTCTCTAGTACATTCCCAGTCGGttcttcagaggaggaggaagctaaGGAGGAGGAAGACCATCACAGGAATACCCAAAAGAGTGCACCAGGACATGG ACTCAGATGAATCACCCGTAGCAAGAGAGCGCACAGTGATCGTCCATGCCAACCCGCAccaactctctctctatcaGGAAGATCTCTCAATCAGTGGTCGGCTCCATCACACTCGTGACTCTGGCTGCCAGACAGATGATTTCCTTATAGCAT GTTCAGCTGCTCCCTCCAGACGGCGCATCAGAGCGCAACGTGGCCATCAGGGaatccctgcctctctctctcattcgaCAGGCAACATTTCGTCACTGGGTGACCAGTCAGATTCCACATACACCTGTTCTTCAAGCCACGGTGGACGCTTGCGCTCTCGCAGCCTTCCACGAGAGGGTGGACGTCTAAtggacagtgatgatgatgacgatgatgatgacgatgatgatgatgacaattatgatgatgatgatgaagatgaggagctGTCACCATATGAAGCTGAGGACTTTATTCCATCTGGCCCCAGTCCAAgaatgaagatgatgatgatgaaggatgAGGAAGAGAGCACAGATGACCAGGCAGCCCCTGAGCCGCTGCAACTTGGAAGCCTAAAAAGGTTACAGCGATCTGGGGAAAGAGACcgagggggtggaggaggaggaagcccGGAGCATAGCTGGATGGAGAGGGGCCGTTCTCGCTTACCCCGCAAAGCTGACATGGGCAGCTGTGAGATCTCATCAAGTTCAGATACTTTCAGCAGTCCTATTCACTCTGTGTCTACAACAGGAGTTCTAGGAAGCCATGTGGACCATAAAGAGGACCACCAGTCGTCAAGTGGGAACTGGAGTGGTTCCAGCTCCACCTGCCCCTCTCAGACATCTGAAACCATACCCCCGCCCTCTTCTCCACCACTGACAGGCTCCTCCCATTGTGACTCAGAGCTATCACTCAACACTGTGCCCAACGCCATCGATGAGGGATTTTCCCTGGATCCCTCATACCACTCTGACCTCAGACCCCAGGGCCAGGGCCACAGGTCAAGCTCATTTACATCCTCAGCCACAGACCAGCTAGATGACGCAGGGGTCAGTACAGCAAGTGAGGGGGAGTGGACATACCCTCAAGACCAAGACCAGACTGATCCAGACCAAGACCCTGATCAGATCCAAAACCTGAGTCAGAGTCATGGGTTAGCTCAGGAGTACAGCTCCAAACAAGGTTTGGAAAACCAAACCTGTTTTAGCGGCAACAATACCCCCAACAATGAAAAGGAGCCTGGCTCTCTTTACGcatcagaaacaaacagtttCTACTCCTCATCAGTGCATTTTGGGGAGTGTAATCAGAGTTACAGAGGTTACATGTATAACTATGCAGACCCAGGACCTGACTGCAGTCAATCCaacactgtggcagcagcactATCCCATGGAGTTTACCTCCAATCCTCAACTGACCTCAGAGCAGGCACTATGACCCTGGGGAGAAGCTATCGTCCACTGAAGAAACCTAAAGTCAAACCTCCACCACCCAAACGGACTTCTTCGCTGAAGGAAAGCAGTAGTAGTGTTGATGTTGGAACGGACACACAGGCAGATCAAGATCAACCAAAGACGGTTAGTGAACAAGACCTCACCTTGTCTTCCACAGATATGAAGCTGGAACTGGAGCTAGAGCTTGGAGGTGCTCCAGAACCCTTACAGACATCTTGTCTAGTAGCAGAGCCTTTAGGATCATGGGGAATGGGACTGGGTGAAACTGTCGACATTGTAGAACCGATGTCCTTCAGCTCTGCAGATACACACTCGTTTAAGGATGAAGGTGCTGTGCAATCTGACTATGCAGACCTGTGGCTTCACAACACTGAGCTGAAGTCCAACAATGGTGAGTACACATCTATGTCCAACTCAAGCACAGCCACAGGCACTACTGTCATGGACTGTATCAAGTCACCAGacagctcttcctcctccacagaatCCAAAACCCAGGCCTCTGCCCAGGTGTCACAGACCAGGCCAACTAGTCCACCTCTCCCACCTGGAGACTACAAACTTGGGTCACCTGAGAAGCTGGCAGGCCTGGCCTCACCATCAAGTGGCtattccagccaatcagagactcCAACATCAACCTTACCCTCATCTTCAACAGCATTTTTCCCAGGACCTCTATCTCCCTCCACGGGCAAAAGGAAGCCTAAAGTGCCAGAGAGAAagtcttctctttcttctctgcagcATTTCCCCAGAGATGGAGTTTCCATTTCATCTGGCTATAAGAGAGACCCAGACTTTCCACCTCCACCTTCTCAACTTGATCTCAATATTCTTCATGGTGGCTATGTCAGACACACGCTATCCCACCGGACACACCACATGCACACGCTCcaccacagcaaacacagagtTTCAAATGTGTTAGCCACTGGAACAAAGTTTTTGGTCCCTGAGACATCAAATACCAACCCACCACCACATTCAAACTCTACTCCAACAATTACAAATTCCCATCTATTGGTGATAACGCCATCTGCTCTTCGTTCAGTGCAGCTCCATCCTATTAGGCGATCCACAGATAGTGCTACCACTGCAGTCCAGGAAACAGCAAGTGGACTGGAGACTGCTACGAGACCCAAATATCCTCCTAGTTGTTCTACCCTGGCTCCACCACCTATTAACCCTAGGCCACTCCCGCCTCGCAGACCACCACCCAGACCCCCATGTCATGACCACATCTCCTCCCCTGAACATTCACAACCACCTCCCCCTGGCCGCCACCCTGATGGGCCACCATCCTATGAAAGCCTGCTACTCAGACAGGACCGCTATGGACCTGGAACTTTCTGGGCTATGACGGCCTTCAGATCCCGGATAGACCCATTATCAGATATGTCTGAAGACAGCTCACCTTTGCATCGGCCAGTGCCACGTGCTCCCCACCCTTCGCCTGTGgatctacacacacatatccactCGCACACAGAGTTCAGAGGGCTCACACATTCAACTCACGCACACTCTGAGTTTAGGGTTTTGGGGGAACGCTCATTCTcccaggatgatgatgatgatgacgatgaagaggaggaagaggaagagccgGTGAAAGACCTACCGAGGGCTGCATGTTCCAGAGGAGGCATGCGATCGGATCACCCTCCACCCCCAGCATATGAGTTTGCTGGATTATGCCACTCAGACTCAGGGCCCTGGGCTAGTCCAGTCAAAGTGCCTGGTACCATAATGGAGACATCGCATCCTTACCTAATCAGCGATGCAAGGAGAAGAGGACTCGTAGAGAGAGACGAAGAGGATGAAGTGACATCCGGTGCTACCAGAAGTGCCCATCAGCATCATTCACAGGAGAATAAAGACGACTCCACAACTCCTGACACAGAGGATTACTTCAGTAAAG ATTCCACGCCCAGTGATAACTCGCTCTCCCCTCTGACGGATGACTACAAAGTGGACGATGAACTTCTCACCTCACCCAACAAGACCCGTACAACTGAGGATCTGTTTGCCATGATACACAG ATCCAAAAGAAAGGTCCTGGGCCGTAAAGATTCAGGAGATTTAAATGTGAAGTCTCGTCTTTGCCCTCCAGCGGCAGTGACCCCTTGCAATGTCACCACCGTCATTATCCCGCCAGCACCTCCTCTGAACCTCCCAGCCAATTTAGCCACTGCTGCTGGGTCACAACGAGCCCCAGTGCCAATCTACCGCAGCGCCAAGAAATCCACCACATCCAACGAGGAGTTTAAACTCCTGTTGCTGAAGAAAGGTAGCAGGTCTGATTCCAGCTACCGCATGTCAGCGACAGAGATTCTAAAGAGCCCCATCACTCCTAAAATGCCAGGGGAGTCCCTTCAAGAGGGAGCCTTCAGACAGTACGAGGAGCCAACCTCCGCATTCCAAGAGCCCCCCATTTCTAGCATGGACCCAATCCAGATACCAGGTCTTTTTCCCAGGGCCAACGCTGAGAGTTTCACCCTCAAAACCCTGCCTATGTCAGCTGCATCTCGACAGGGACGTTCTCGGATCCCCCCTGTAGCCAACAGCAGTCGCTACAGTACACGCAGCCGCCTCTACACCGCCCCGATGCAAGCCATTTCTGAAGGGGAGACAGAGAATTCAGATGGGAGCCCCCATGATGACAGATCATCCTAA